In a single window of the Agromyces sp. H17E-10 genome:
- the galK gene encoding galactokinase yields the protein MTVADAAHGFAEWFGRRPAGVWSAPGRVNLIGEHTDYNDGFVLPFAIERRTAVALGDRDDRVVRVATSHEPEAVEIHLEELTPDAVSGWAAYPLGVAWALRESGADLDHARGVDLYVTSDVPIGAGLSSSAAIECAVALALDEHWGLGFDRPTLAKVGRLAENRVVGAPTGIMDQTASLLGEADSAVFLDCRSLDADVIPLGLEAAGLSILVVDTRVTHAHATGGYAARRASCEAGARGLGVESLREVRVDDLARAAELLDDETFRRVRHVVTENQRVLDTVRTLREQGAGAIGPLLDASHRSMRDDFEISVPELDLAVETAQANGAIGARMTGGGFGGSAIALVPDALVPDLSRAVVAAFAEHGYREPAVFTVRPSAGARRDA from the coding sequence ATGACCGTCGCCGACGCCGCCCACGGGTTCGCCGAGTGGTTCGGCCGCAGGCCGGCCGGCGTCTGGTCGGCGCCGGGCCGCGTGAACCTCATCGGCGAGCACACCGACTACAACGACGGGTTCGTCCTCCCGTTCGCGATCGAGCGGCGCACGGCCGTCGCGCTCGGCGACCGCGACGACCGGGTCGTGCGCGTCGCGACGAGCCACGAGCCCGAGGCCGTCGAGATCCACCTCGAGGAGCTCACCCCCGACGCGGTGTCGGGATGGGCCGCGTATCCGCTCGGCGTCGCGTGGGCGCTCCGCGAGTCCGGTGCCGACCTCGACCACGCGCGCGGCGTCGACCTCTACGTCACCTCGGACGTGCCGATCGGTGCGGGCCTCTCGAGCTCGGCCGCGATCGAGTGCGCGGTGGCGCTCGCCCTCGACGAGCACTGGGGCCTCGGCTTCGACCGCCCGACGCTCGCGAAGGTCGGCCGGCTCGCCGAGAACCGGGTCGTCGGCGCGCCGACGGGCATCATGGACCAGACCGCCTCACTGCTCGGCGAGGCCGACTCCGCGGTCTTCCTCGACTGCCGCAGTCTCGACGCCGACGTGATCCCGCTCGGCCTCGAGGCGGCCGGCCTGTCGATCCTCGTCGTCGATACCCGCGTGACGCACGCGCACGCCACGGGCGGCTATGCGGCCAGGCGCGCATCGTGCGAGGCCGGCGCGCGCGGTCTCGGTGTCGAGTCATTGCGCGAGGTGCGCGTCGACGACCTCGCACGGGCGGCCGAGCTGCTCGACGACGAGACGTTCCGCCGGGTGCGGCACGTCGTGACCGAGAACCAGCGCGTGCTCGACACCGTGCGCACGCTGCGCGAACAGGGGGCAGGCGCGATCGGCCCCCTGCTGGATGCCTCGCACCGGTCGATGCGCGACGACTTCGAGATCTCCGTGCCCGAGCTCGACCTCGCCGTCGAGACGGCGCAGGCGAACGGCGCGATCGGCGCCCGCATGACGGGCGGCGGCTTCGGCGGGTCGGCGATCGCGCTCGTTCCCGACGCACTCGTGCCCGACCTGTCGCGCGCGGTCGTGGCGGCGTTCGCCGAGCACGGCTATCGGGAGCCGGCGGTCTTCACCGTGCGCCCGTCGGCGGGCGCCCGCCGCGACGCCTGA